The Liolophura sinensis isolate JHLJ2023 chromosome 6, CUHK_Ljap_v2, whole genome shotgun sequence genomic sequence TCATCCCAAAAAACTTATGATACCATGATCATGAAACTAAGAACATGTGACAGTTACCTCTAGAGAAGTTCCCATGACAAGGACCAAATCTGCCTGTAGCATGTCCTTGAGGTACAGATAGAACCGTCTGGGTAAATCTTCACCAAAAAACACTATATCTGGCTTCACAACCCCCTGGACGAGAAAACAGAGATTTACATACAATACCACAAATACaggaaataaaaatgtatataacacTTCAACAGAACTATATCAAACTTTTCCTAATGTAATCCAATTGTGTCAAGGAACATATGAGATAATATTTTGCTATTAGAGTTTTAATAGTTTGAATACATATAATGCTACATAAAAAGTACGTGAAATTCAATCAACTTACATACCGGACAGCCTTTCCGTTTACACTTtggtattttgtttaaaaatatgGCATCCTATAAAGAATACAAAGAGTATTTCACACATCTAATAATGGCAACCAGAACTGCTCAGTTTCAGCATTACCATATCATCTGAGGTGGACATTTGGCAGAGTTATACACAGACAAAAATGACCAATAACAAATACTATTAATTTATTGCACCTGAAACAGATATTACTTCCTTATAGATTCACTCAAAACTAGtcaaaataaagtttattattcCTTTCAGACCAATAAAGTCTAACAAGTTAAAAACTGTGAAGGTGGCTTTGAGACAGGTTTCAGCTTATGGGAAGAGGGGCACTGAAACCATTTTATTTGTCCCTGTTGCTAGGTAGCCTGGTGACTGCAGGCTTTAAGAAGATGTCATATATCTTGTGAAGCATGTGATTTGATAAGCAAGCTTCAACAGGCACTTTTATGAACCAGTTCACAGTTTAGCTGGTTCAGGCCTATAAGAGTTTATACCATTAATAATGGCGATGCGCATAACCTAATAAATTAATCAGTTGTTTAGTAGAAACTTTACAAGCTGCAGCGATTGGCATAGATTTGGCATGACTACATTTAGAAATCTCTGACGTAGCTAAAGAATCTGTATAATACGTAACTATGCAGTACTTGTGTCAAGCTGATCAATTGGATATACATGTTGTTAGTGGATAAAATATATGAGCACATGTACCTTGATTTCTTCTCCTTCATGCTTCTGATTACAGATAGTGCAGATTGCTGTAGAGAATGTTCCATGAGCCTCAACAAGTTTATGTGGAGGGATACCAGCCACTGAAAcaaagtatactgacacatgAAACACTGGGCAGAGATTTAATAGGAACAGGTCCCAAGGTTTGCACTGCCCCTTCAAAAGAATGACTGTAACACTAAGATCAAACTGTAGCGTCTGATACTATTCAACAAATGATTATTTTAACAACTGCTAGATGTATCAATGTGGATACATAACATATGATGCTTCATCTCTTCCATGAAGTTTATCAAAGCATAAGTGATATTGCTCCTCTCGGAAAATGACACATGTCTAATTAACTCcgtgtacaaaatttgttatGTACAGCATGTAAGCAATTATCAGTAGAACGACCATTCTTTAGTACAAGTATCTTACATCTTTCCAGACCGTCAATGTTCTGTGTGTATATCCGAAGTAGTTGCCCCTTGTCATGTAGCATCCTCATAAAGTAATGCGTATAATTCGGTCGATATTTGCCGGATGGATACAGCTCTTTGGCTAGACAAAAGAACGGCTTAGGGTCATGGTGAAAGTAGTCAATATCAAAGATGGCTTCTGGGTACGGGATATTGTATTGCTGTAAATTGTCATATAATCCAGAGCCAGGTGTTCTGTGAACAAAATGATCCAcacaaaaatttaacatttctcAATTTCCCTATCATGTGACTAAAGCTTtgaagaacatacatgtattaaaaagtaaataaacatagtGTAGGTTTGCCATGAACTAGCGATATGTGTGATGGTGAATGTTACCAGTCAACTTATTGTAGTATTACCAGAGTATAATACACTGCAAGAATTGACGTTATttgtatgcatggggttttaCAATGTAGTTGACTTTATACATGCAGAAGATAGACAAACACTATCGTACCTGAAATCTGGAATGCCACTGGCTGTACTTATACCAGCCCCTGCACATACCACAATTTTCTGGGCCTGACcaaattttatgaatttaacAACATCAAGATCTGATTTGAAGGATGTAATTTTCCCTCCTGTAGAAGAATATGGTCTTtgtctgaaacagaaaaaaaaacattttaattatcaTACATGATAAATGATCTCCCTCAAACCcttttttccttatttatttatttgattggtgttttacgccgtactcaagaatatttcactgccggccagcattatggtgggatgaaaccaggcagggaaacccgcaaccatccacaagttgaaATATTCTATAAGACTTGGCATTATGACAAAACTGAGAAGTTCCTGAAACCATTTTTTCCACTTGCCTGCCTGATTTGTTTTTGACACTTAGCTTGGCCTCCAATATTCTCCCTTTCTTGTTGTTTAGCGATAGGTTACTGACTCCATCAACAAGTGTATTTTCTGGTGCTTTATACACTGGGCTGCTTCCTGTTGTTAACAGCCTTGCTTGTATCTTTCCTGTTCGACCGGGTAATGTAGATTTGGGTCTTTGAGGAAGGCCGCCTGAAACAATTAATAAAACCTAATTAATGTTAAAACAAGATGATGATCATCTGCAACTAAGTTATCCAGAATGATCCGACTATATTTTTCAACTTAAATACTTCACTCACCATCAAGTGGattgacatatttaaaaaaatccaaatacCAAACAAATCAATTAGTTGGACAACTGTGGTGTCCAACAGCTGAACATACAGGTAGGTCAACATTAGCCTGAGAATCCAGGCTAAAAGATTTCTgcaatatttcatatatgtcCCCATCTAGTGAGGGACTGTAATTACATGGACCAAGAATGTCCAACCCAGCCAGCATCCAGATTAGTAGTGCATGTATTTCCATGTTCACCCTTTTATTAATACAAGTATTAATGAGGGAGTGAATGTGACAGTTTCTTATTTGTGCTTAGCATTCACATTTAGTGCATCTCTGGTACTAGAACAGCTTTTTTGCACATTTCCACGTCCGCTCCTCCAGATAAGGGCAGAATGTTAAATAATGAAGGAGGTCATTTATTTCGCTGAATTATCTTACTGTCAATTTCTATACAAAGTCCCCTTTTACGCATTAGCCAGAATAAAGAAAATCCCTACCGACCTACCTTATCTTTCTGATAGGGATGGATTAATCCCAACAAACAATTTCAACAAGGCCTTACAGTTACATCAATTTCAGCTGACTGGAAATACTAGTGCAACTACACTCTGCTGCCCAAGTGGGAAGCGTGGCCTAGGTTACTGCTAACCATATATACAGGCACTGTACCTTTCCTTGATGAAGCCATGAGAAATGCTCTTATCATTATGTCAGTTAAAAGTGTggttatcacccacaaagtaaGTAACCCATAACTTGATTATCCAAGGGTaaagttaaatgttttgtttacaatCTTCTGATCAATGTCATCTTTGCAATCCACACTTCCTCCCTCCTTTTCTGAAGAGTGAATACAAGCGATTACCGGGTAGCCTCCCCTGACTTGCGTTTGCCCTCATAAGTTGGTTGAGTAAGGAACTTGGCTCTCCTTCATGCACACTCAGCTACATGAATATCGACTGCATAACAGCATATACAAGTGTCTATAAATCAGGAAAAACatgtggaaataaataaataaataaatagacagctgaaaaataaaattaattagaACTGTCTGCGGTTTTCACGGCTTCCAAGAGTTGCGCATGAATGGTTTTCAGCTTATGATTTAGTGGCCTACAAACATTCTTATGTCGTTAAGCAACAGAGCAATCCTGGCACACAGTCTCCTTTGGAAAATCATGTTACCTAGACAGTTCAAGAGCACATACATGTCCCGTTAATACCCTCTAAGTCGAGGTGAAATGAATAGGCTTAAATTTCTATTCTTGAAAAAAGATGATGTcacttctagcgagaaaactatggCTTAAATATGTTCAGATACTGCCGAAAATACATACCTTGGTCTACAATTTGATACAAATTACACAACTGTAGCCCTCATAGTTTTCGATTTATAGGCCATTGAAATTAAGTAATTTCAAAACACCTTAACTTAGTCTTTTGACTTCGGTATATCTCAGACagttacaaacacacaaaaaacagaacagattCGGAAGCGCTGGTATACATCACAGTTATATCAAAATCCAAAACTTTATAACTTCAAGTATTAGATCAATGGCAAGCTTTTTTTAACGAATTTTAATGTATTCTTCAAACTTTCTTTAACTAGTATCGGCTCAGATGCATATCAGATTTTATAAGAATCCGTCCAACATAGCTGCCAAACTAGGTGGCCTTGAAGAACAAACTTCAGCACAGTAAAAGGTAACATCTGCCAGAATGTTGCTGCCAAATATCAAACAGCTGCGATTTGTGGTTATCTTAAAAAATCACAGACCGAAgataacaattttaatattcCTAGCAAGAACAATAAGCTACCACCTTTCAGCTGGAAGgcctaaagtaaataaatatgaagctACATTTTTTTTCCGAGTTAACGTGATCTCGGCCAAAATTAGCGGTTTTTCTTACTGAGGAAGCGAGGATAATTTTGAGGTTGGTGTTTAATATCTAGACCAAAAGATTACATCTTCCTGAACATTTACGTGACGGGTCAATCCATCACTGAATTCTACTCATGCAGCTATCCAACGTTGAGATAAACGCTGAGGAAAAGTCAAAATATCCTGTAATTCCACTGAAACCACACCAAAAATACGCTCTTCGGCACTGAACAGGAAAACTGGGATCTTTAATCCCGTTCATTTCTAGTAAAGATTATTAGTACTGCAAGAACAGAAATTCCCTACTAGACCTTTCGACGATATCTGTGTATGTCGTGTATATCCAAAGAGTCGTCTTTATCAGACAGACATGTCTCAGAACACTACTCCAGTTCAAAAAGACAATCCACTCCCGGTATAACAACATACACGAATTTCGTATACTGCTCTATACTAGTAGACCCCGTCCCTTAAATTATTATGAAAGCTTCAAAAAGGAGTATTTAcaaatagtttttttcttttaccaaCAATggcaaaaagtacaaaattacaaactatacaaattataaataagtctgatgtatacatgtacaatctacaTACAATTCCCCTATCTGATGAATTTTGCGCACttgtgcagcgtaatgacccaggggcctcccaccaatgtagtcgctgtgagttcaagtccagctcatgctagcttcctctccggccgtacgtgtgaaggtctcgcagcaacctgtggatggtcgtgggtttcccccaagctcggcccggtttcctctcaccataatgctagccgccatcgcataagtgaaatattcttgagttcttaaacaccaatcaaataaataaataaatcatatttgatCTTATTCCAGTAGGCCCCTATCTTTAAAACTGAGCTTCATGAAATCAATTAAATGTTAGATAATAAAAGTACAGTGTTTGCATATTAGCGTGTTTGAGACAAAAAGTTATCATCAGTGCAAGTGGTAAACACAGAGAGAGTGCATCATGGGAATGTAAAACGCTGAAATTTAATGATGGATTTAATCACTTCTAGCACATGAAATATTCAGTGGAAAAAATGATCACAgccaaaaaaaacccattaagcTACACGAAAAAGCGGTTATTATGATAACACAATTAGAGCAAATACAATCTAAACTTGA encodes the following:
- the LOC135467825 gene encoding NAD-dependent protein deacetylase sirtuin-3-like, translated to MIRAFLMASSRKGGLPQRPKSTLPGRTGKIQARLLTTGSSPVYKAPENTLVDGVSNLSLNNKKGRILEAKLSVKNKSGRQRPYSSTGGKITSFKSDLDVVKFIKFGQAQKIVVCAGAGISTASGIPDFRTPGSGLYDNLQQYNIPYPEAIFDIDYFHHDPKPFFCLAKELYPSGKYRPNYTHYFMRMLHDKGQLLRIYTQNIDGLERLAGIPPHKLVEAHGTFSTAICTICNQKHEGEEIKDAIFLNKIPKCKRKGCPGVVKPDIVFFGEDLPRRFYLYLKDMLQADLVLVMGTSLEVQPFAGIIDLIRYNVPRILFNMEPVGPFRHRKRAHDFVNTGDLTESVRKFVSRLEWEEEVSELISKCEDQQKCWVGGSNKNNPSSEDQKDSSTQETSSPKGSNHSSSASKGGNLATTINPTDISPPRRHLHTMNSAKSEGQKPNVCFNQRRISSTGRARTALLPRLGGSHKSKEYQWKGYRAQKEDSSSSSTEETSESSSEEDSR